GTCAGACGACGTGGAGGGATACTGTTCGACGGATCTGTCCGATCGAGTGGTGTCTTCTGGTTTGGTGGCTGATGGTGGCATAGATGGTTTGTCTTGGCCTTTGTGGCGCTTGTGCGAAGGGCCTGGTGACGATGACGAGATGGAGATGGTGTCTATAGATGGCGATTTTCTGGAAGTGGTTAAGGTAGTAGGTGCGGATGCTGTGGATATGGCTGTGGTTGAGGTGGAGGGTGCAGTGATAGAGTCTTTCCATTCTTCGTCCCTGTTTCTCGGTCGGGTGGATTCGCGAGACACGGCTCGATGACGGCGCAAACGTTTAAAAAGAAGGGATAGGATGGTATTGGCTTCGGCGCATGCTGCGGTAGCGGCTTGGAGAAGATGCTCTATTCGTGGTAGGGATATGTAAAATTGGTGGAGATGGTCAACAAAGGTTGCGATCTTCTCTGGAGTGGCGTTTATGGCTGCTGTGATGTTTTGATCGATGGTGTAGCGGTGTGCATGGATGTTGGCCTGCGCCGTGGTTATCTGCTCTATCGCGTCGATCACCTCGTTTATGGCTTGCCATGTCTCTGGTCTTTCTGCGATGGTTGCCGTGAGCTTTGATAGCTTTATGGTGGTTTCGTGGATTCCGCGGTAACTTTGGACTAGGGTGACGATGGGAAGGCCTTGCATAGATGGATAAAGGAGCTGAGATGGTGTGGGTAGGGTGGCTTCCTCGACTATCATGTCGCGTATATTGATATAATAGTCGTCACGTATAAAGGCTTCGACCATGCAAAGGTCACGTGCGGCCAGATGGGAAAGGCTGAAGGTGTGCTTTAGATGGATGGCTAGGGATAGGGTTTGTGCAAGGCGTAGGGCGCAGCGTTGGTGTACAGGAAGACTATTGATCTGTGTCTCCTGATCGATGACGAGGGTGTCCAAGGGTTCGAAGTTGCCTGTAGCGTATGCTTCGCAGGCTTCGATAGGGCATAGAAAACGGCGGACTGCGGTCGGTGGAGGGATCTCTTGAGATGGTTGTTCGTCATGTGGTAAGTGGTGTAGCTGAGTCCTATGTGAATGTGGTTCCTCATAGGATGGCGGATGCGGATCTGTGGCAGCTAGTGATtcaatacaagaaaaaaggagccTGGCGTCCATGTTTGCGAACGTAGGTTGTATATCCACGTCCATAGGGGCACAGGACGTGCTGCGCGTTTCCTGAGATGATTCAATAGGTGTTTGCGACTGcacagaagaaataaaagggaaGTTATAACGTGAATGTGAACTTACGCGCCCCCGCGCTCGTGCAGTTTTACTAGTAGTTGGCTGTTGCTTGTCCATAACGGAGTTACTATATAAACAGAGTACAAGGCTGGTCAGACCTTAGAAAACCCTGTAATGGGTATGAAAGTGGTAGAAATGAATCGTACTAACGTGATAACGGATAAGAAATAAGAGATGGATGAGCGGCAGCACCTAAGTGGATAAATACCACGTAGTTAACCTGAGTTGACCTGTCTGAGTGACAGGTCATAATTCAAGAACTACGTGGCGCTAACAAGCATGAAAGGGCAACTGAGAAGGGAAAGGGTAAAggttaaataagaaataaaataaataatagataagataacaaaaataaacctaAAAGAATGACTTCTATGTAAGGAAATAAAGGGCGGGGCGCTATTGCGCAATAACTGTAGAGATATtacgaaataagaaaaaacttcaaaaagatgAGTGTTAAACTACAAATCTAAGATAATGAGTAATATAGCACGAGAAAAACATATAACTAAACACTAtaataaaggaagaagaaaaacagaaacgactaaatgataataataaaggaaGAGAAACATAATGTACAAAGGTATGATAAAAGGGAGAATCTaaaggaagtgaaaaatgGAAGGGATTGGTTACGAGAAATGAGTGATAGAGGTGCTGCaatagagataaaaggaaTGATAAACACGAGTACGATACAAGGgaacacaaaaaagtgaaaaggtaGATGAAAAGAGGTGGCTTACGTGCGGTTGTGACGGTGACGCCAAGAGTAAGATGGATTTCACAATCTATGCAGACAAGGGTACGCTAACTACCGTAATACTGGTCCTAGACGGAGAAGGTGGATTGGAGCGCAAAAACTCGAGGGTGAGTAAGAAATGGCTGTACAGTCGACGAAAGGGTATAGATGCGGATTAGGACGCAGACCAATGCGGTGCGATGCGGTGGGATGCGGAAGGGTGCGTTGGTATGCGGAAGAATGTGGCAGGGTGCGGAAGGATGCGGATGGATGCGGTAAGGTGCGGAAGGACGCGGAAGGGTGCGGAAGGATGCGGAAGGGTGCGGAAGGGTCAAAAAATGGTGGAATAAAGTGGTAATTAAGTGGAAAACATGGGAATAAATGGTAAGACATGGGAAAACGTGGCTAAACGTGGTAATAAGGGATAAAACACAATAATACAAGAAATGGTGAAAGTGGAACAAAATGCAATGGAAATGGCaccgaaagcaaaaaagacatCAAACTAAAGGTATAAAAAGCATCaaacgagaaaacaaaaagcacaaaatacTAAAGCAAGTAAATACTCACGCTCGCTTCGTACCAAGTGCGAATCGTACCCGTTTGGCTGCTCGTGGTGGTTGGATCCGTGTGGGTTGCAGTTGTTGGCGGCTCTTCTTCGGTCGTGGGTCTTCCTTTGCAGAAATCTCCAATGGATGTAGTTGATTGATCGATCTCTGCAACTCATGACCGTTTGCAATGCGGACAGTGGCTGATCTGGGTATGTTGGATTTGGTGCGGTGGATAGTGGTTATAATGGCTAAAGGCCATTGTCCACGTGGAACATTCTTATCGGCAATGAGAACAACGTCTCCTACCGATGGAATGAGTGGACTGGACCTTCCTTGATGGATGCGGTGTTGGTGACGTGCGGATATTGCGGATAAGTAGTCCTTGTACCAGATGTCCCAGAAGTTGTTTAATACGGCGAGTGTCTCCTTGTACCATTCCGAAAGACGGTTTGGAGGGATGTAGAGAGGGTTGTGGTGCGGAGATGGTAATTGGAGTTCCACTTGCGGTGAGACGAAATCTATTGGTCGAAGGACGTGTGGTGAAGATGATGTGTCACTGATGGATAAAAGTGGTCTGGAGTTGAGCACTGCTTCAATTTCTGCAACCAGGGTCTGAAATTGGGAAAGTGGTAATAGGGTATGTTTGATGGCTTTTTTGAATGCGGATTTGAAGAGACCGACTAGACGTTCATAAAATCCTCCTTTCCATGGGGAAAGAGGAGTGATGAACCTCCATTCGATCTTGCGGTTGGCGAGTTGAGTGGATATCTTTTCTATGGCTTTGCGGTTATAGATGGTGCTTTGTAGGGAATCGTTGGCTGAGCGGAAAGTGGTGGCATTGTCGCTGATAATGAGGTCCGGAGTGCCTCTGCGAGCAATGAAACGGCGAAAAGCGAGTAAAAACTCGAATGCGGTGTTGTTGTGGACTAACTCGAGATGTACAGCGCGAGTTGCCATACAGGTGAAGAGACAGATCCAAATCTTGGCTTGAGAATGGAGCTGATCTCTATAGTAAAGTGGTCCCAAGTAGTCTAGTCCAACCTTCTGGAACGGTCTAGAGCGGTTGACTCGTTCCGGAGGGAGACTAGGCATCTCAGGATAGCGGTAAGGGTGTCCTTGGGCTCTTCTACATATTGTGCAGAGCCGAAGGATTCTGGTGACGGTGGTTTTGATGGAAGGGATGAAATATGATGTGCGGAGAGCGGCTATTGTGGCATGGACACCTGAATGGAACCTGGTTTTGTGGTGGTACATAACGAGAAGATGGACAAAGTGGTGCTCCGGAATAAGAAGGATAGGTGCAGATGACTGAGACGAAGTCCGAGCATGGTCTAATCGATTCGGACATCGGATCAATCCATCTGCAGCGCGGTGAGCGTTGTACTTATCCAATGGTAGTCGTTTCAACGTGGATTCACTCTCGCGGTAATGCTCCATAATGAGGAGAGTTTCCGCGTTGGTGATCTCCGAGGCTGAAACGTCCTTGGACAGTACAACAGTGGCTAGGTTGAGGGTGTAATTGCGGATGCGGGTTTTTAGGAATAGGGCTTTGATGAACTTAAGCACATACGCGGTTGAACGGATGAGCTTAAGGTAACTACTAGTGGCACGGAAACGGAGTGGTGATTCATATGGTTGTGTCGGAAGGACACTAAGGGCCTGAAACTCGTGCTCCGCCTCAGGACAAAGATCCTGAGGTAGGGCAAAGTCCGTATCGGCCTTAGGCCAATCCGACTGTGGAGCACGAAGGAAAGATGGTCCATGCCACCAGATGTGGTTGACAGCGTCAGCGGTCGAAAGTCCACGAGTTGCACAGTCAGCTGGATTAGAGTCTGACTGCACATAGTAGAACTTCGTCTGAACGTCTGTCTTGTGGAAAGTGGTTAAAATGGTGCGGATCTCGTTCACTCGATTCTGAACGAACCGTTTAAGTGGACGAGATGAGTGGATCCAATGGAGCGCTATCTTCGAGTCAGAAAAGAAGTGGATAGTGCGGATTTTAAGATGGAGTTGGTGATGGAGGAAGCGTGCTAGACGCACACTTATTAGGGATGCGAGCAACTCTAATCGTGGCATGGTCATCTGGAGTTTAGCCGTAGCTAATAATGACTTAGCCATGATTAGCTGTGAAGAAGTGGTTGATGGTGAGCGGCTAATAAGGTAAGCACAACAGGCAAAGAGACGTTGTGAGGCGTCTCCAAAGACTGCGAGCTCATAAGTGGTGTTGCGGTTTGCGGAAGCGATGAAACGTGGAATTGGTGGCAACGGATGTTTGAGCTGCTGGACCAATTCGTCCCATCGCTGATGGTCCTCTTGGTCAAATGGAGTGTCCCACTGGTATTCCTTCTTCCAGATGTCCTGGATGAATACCTTGAAGGGCACTAAGAATGGTGTGAGAAGACCAAGTGGATCAAAGGTGGATGAACATGCACTGAGCGCTGTGCGCTTCGAGCACACATTCGCGGATGCGGTTTTAAGTGGTATGAGAAGGGTGTCGGTGCGTGAATTCCAGGGAATACCAAGGAGCTTCACGGAAGATGGATTCCTGACTCGATCAGATGGCTCGATGGACTGGTTAACGGTGTTGGAGTTGCACAAGAACTCTCGAAGGTTCATGTGCATGGAGTTGAATAGGGATTTGGAAGAGCGGTACTTCTTAATGGCTTGTCGCTCGGACGAGGCACTAAGAAGGATGTTGTCGACGTAGATGTTGTCCTCGATCTCCTTGTGGAGCGGCTTCGATGGTTCAAGATGGAGGTAATACAGTATGGATGCGGCTAAAAGGAATGGTGATGCGGTTATACCGAATGGTACGCGGGTAAACCGGAAGATCCGAAGATTATCCGCAGTTGGTGGTAGGTTAGGGTTGCGAAGCCAAAGGAAACGAGTGGCATCCCGTTGATTACGTTGTAAACGAATCTGAAGGAAAGCCTTCTCTACGTCGGCAATAAGGAGATAGGGTGTTAAGCGGCTACGGAGGAGGATTCCTACCATGTCTGGTAGGATTGCGGGGCCAGAGTGAAGACAGTCGTTTAAGCTCGGTGCGCCTCTGTAGTGGGAGGACGCATCGAACACGACTCTCAATTTAGTGGTGGCCGATGTTTCCTTTATGACTGCCTGATGCGGGATATAATAGACTCTGTGGTCGTCGAACTGGTGCTCGTCGACCTCCTCTATTATGCCCTGCTCCAGGTAGTCCGTAAAGGTTGCGGCATATGTTTTCCAAAGGGTTGGTTTGGTTTGGAAGGAACGGTATTGGCTCTGAAGACGCTTAAGGGCTAACATTTTGTTGTCG
This window of the Necator americanus strain Aroian chromosome III, whole genome shotgun sequence genome carries:
- a CDS encoding hypothetical protein (NECATOR_CHRIII.G11967.T1), producing the protein MSTLRGCKARLTNAINNLTRLVNSANSNYPTVFRSDAHPAVQLRTLQRRIEDMGNAKISIEIALETFQQRHEHAISFIENQPNAIELMDAFDIYWRDHKGDEMEPTATATIFALDDLIRKETELADMLRTTISASTTPQYNPTNTTDEPMDVTSIRNPTLTPPHMSGGSSPPYPAADTMNVQLRKVELPTFDGDFSTYYDFWAKFKTAVHDNPSLSTAAKFIHLSSSLKGSAALVVQGYDITNPSNYHLAIEALRRRYDRPQFTHNFFLQKLENLPASSAAASSQRDTLCQIQACILQLNRFEDTSTSLSLKKLIRSKFPRETQLEVNRMEHRSGTIWKMHEFLAGIDVFIQELEKLDDSHCPPPSHDQPYSALSTTYRNRSPSPEPLYDPHRCCFCGSRSHRSTRCTTSMQTYVRRMIVRNLNLCWKCVQPGHMANSCRAPNCRYCQRNHHTILCSYSSVSRFSRDRSRRSNDNRRNSRNSVRYDRYTYRSPRGRYPSRESSRERSSSRYSSSSYDYPYSPSRRHPRDRDYHHQSHRNHSPYRTSERDSERMRHRNQRRHSPSPSSAPYGVRFRANPRDSLSPVRRRNHSSPESSSHVADTDDEMHNALDCRPVDDPTTLTTSSNHQHPLLMTVKAHIRNPKTKTLETVNVMLDSGAQNSFISNAATKRLSLKPYDHKPLTVIGFGGHRSTQESGTVDATLLDAANKPFPVTLRTQEVLTSQFKPYRLSKEDKHALRTFRINPDSLTISRHVTPDILLGIDYFWENHLTTSPSTPPRSEDDITHLWDLDRLGITEDPDPSVDKEEDARILKRFRDTAQVIDGYLHVQFPWKSSHARLADNKMLALKRLQSQYRSFQTKPTLWKTYAATFTDYLEQGIIEEVDEHQFDDHRVYYIPHQAVIKETSATTKLRVVFDASSHYRGAPSLNDCLHSGPAILPDMVGILLRSRLTPYLLIADVEKAFLQIRLQRNQRDATRFLWLRNPNLPPTADNLRIFRFTRVPFGITASPFLLAASILYYLHLEPSKPLHKEIEDNIYVDNILLSASSERQAIKKYRSSKSLFNSMHMNLREFLCNSNTVNQSIEPSDRVRNPSSVKLLGIPWNSRTDTLLIPLKTASANVCSKRTALSACSSTFDPLGLLTPFLVPFKVFIQDIWKKEYQWDTPFDQEDHQRWDELVQQLKHPLPPIPRFIASANRNTTYELAVFGDASQRLFACCAYLISRSPSTTSSQLIMAKSLLATAKLQMTMPRLELLASLISVRLARFLHHQLHLKIRTIHFFSDSKIALHWIHSSRPLKRFVQNRVNEIRTILTTFHKTDVQTKFYYVQSDSNPADCATRGLSTADAVNHIWWHGPSFLRAPQSDWPKADTDFALPQDLCPEAEHEFQALSVLPTQPYESPLRFRATSSYLKLIRSTAYVLKFIKALFLKTRIRNYTLNLATVVLSKDVSASEITNAETLLIMEHYRESESTLKRLPLDKYNAHRAADGLIRCPNRLDHARTSSQSSAPILLIPEHHFVHLLVMYHHKTRFHSGVHATIAALRTSYFIPSIKTTVTRILRLCTICRRAQGHPYRYPEMPSLPPERVNRSRPFQKVGLDYLGPLYYRDQLHSQAKIWICLFTCMATRAVHLELVHNNTAFEFLLAFRRFIARRGTPDLIISDNATTFRSANDSLQSTIYNRKAIEKISTQLANRKIEWRFITPLSPWKGGFYERLVGLFKSAFKKAIKHTLLPLSQFQTLVAEIEAVLNSRPLLSISDTSSSPHVLRPIDFVSPQVELQLPSPHHNPLYIPPNRLSEWYKETLAVLNNFWDIWYKDYLSAISARHQHRIHQGRSSPLIPSVGDVVLIADKNVPRGQWPLAIITTIHRTKSNIPRSATVRIANGHELQRSINQLHPLEISAKEDPRPKKSRQQLQPTRIQPPRAAKRVRFALGTKRASTQVNYVVFIHLGAAAHPSLISYPLSRLTSLVLCLYSNSVMDKQQPTTSKTARARGRETRSTSCAPMDVDIQPTFANMDARLLFSCIESLAATDPHPPSYEEPHSHRTQLHHLPHDEQPSQEIPPPTAVRRFLCPIEACEAYATGNFEPLDTLVIDQETQINSLPVHQRCALRLAQTLSLAIHLKHTFSLSHLAARDLCMVEAFIRDDYYINIRDMIVEEATLPTPSQLLYPSMQGLPIVTLVQSYRGIHETTIKLSKLTATIAERPETWQAINEVIDAIEQITTAQANIHAHRYTIDQNITAAINATPEKIATFVDHLHQFYISLPRIEHLLQAATAACAEANTILSLLFKRLRRHRAVSRESTRPRNRDEEWKDSITAPSTSTTAISTASAPTTLTTSRKSPSIDTISISSSSPGPSHKRHKGQDKPSMPPSATKPEDTTRSDRSVEQYPSTSSDTTSTSRPPREQSSCFLCNDDHYTSDCGCYNSLGERCLRMAGQGRCLRCLYLHPPGQCRRERPCGICSSNWHHPALCPKNIRVVNDVTGDLRLFFDQMVALSQRNYEAKQPRHRGYSTSSNY
- a CDS encoding hypothetical protein (NECATOR_CHRIII.G11967.T2), with the protein product MSTLRGCKARLTNAINNLTRLVNSANSNYPTVFRSDAHPAVQLRTLQRRIEDMGNAKISIEIALETFQQRHEHAISFIENQPNAIELMDAFDIYWRDHKGDEMEPTATATIFALDDLIRKETELADMLRTTISASTTPQYNPTNTTDEPMDVTSIRNPTLTPPHMSGGSSPPYPAADTMNVQLRKVELPTFDGDFSTYYDFWAKFKTAVHDNPSLSTAAKFIHLSSSLKGSAALVVQGYDITNPSNYHLAIEALRRRYDRPQFTHNFFLQKLENLPASSAAASSQRDTLCQIQACILQLNRFEDTSTSLSLKKLIRSKFPRETQLEVNRMEHRSGTIWKMHEFLAGIDVFIQELEKLDDSHCPPPSHDQPYSALSTTYRNRSPSPEPLYDPHRCCFCGSRSHRSTRCTTSMQTYVRRMIVRNLNLCWKCVQPGHMANSCRAPNCRYCQRNHHTILCSYSSVSRFSRDRSRRSNDNRRNSRNSVRYDRYTYRSPRGRYPSRESSRERSSSRYSSSSYDYPYSPSRRHPRDRDYHHQSHRNHSPYRTSERDSERMRHRNQRRHSPSPSSAPYGVRFRANPRDSLSPVRRRNHSSPESSSHVADTDDEMHNALDCRPVDDPTTLTTSSNHQHPLLMTVKAHIRNPKTKTLETVNVMLDSGAQNSFISNAATKRLSLKPYDHKPLTVIGFGGHRSTQESGTVDATLLDAANKPFPVTLRTQEVLTSQFKPYRLSKEDKHALRTFRINPDSLTISRHVTPDILLGIDYFWEVLKKDSPKQLPSGLMLNHLTTSPSTPPRSEDDITHLWDLDRLGITEDPDPSVDKEEDARILKRFRDTAQVIDGYLHVQFPWKSSHARLADNKMLALKRLQSQYRSFQTKPTLWKTYAATFTDYLEQGIIEEVDEHQFDDHRVYYIPHQAVIKETSATTKLRVVFDASSHYRGAPSLNDCLHSGPAILPDMVGILLRSRLTPYLLIADVEKAFLQIRLQRNQRDATRFLWLRNPNLPPTADNLRIFRFTRVPFGITASPFLLAASILYYLHLEPSKPLHKEIEDNIYVDNILLSASSERQAIKKYRSSKSLFNSMHMNLREFLCNSNTVNQSIEPSDRVRNPSSVKLLGIPWNSRTDTLLIPLKTASANVCSKRTALSACSSTFDPLGLLTPFLVPFKVFIQDIWKKEYQWDTPFDQEDHQRWDELVQQLKHPLPPIPRFIASANRNTTYELAVFGDASQRLFACCAYLISRSPSTTSSQLIMAKSLLATAKLQMTMPRLELLASLISVRLARFLHHQLHLKIRTIHFFSDSKIALHWIHSSRPLKRFVQNRVNEIRTILTTFHKTDVQTKFYYVQSDSNPADCATRGLSTADAVNHIWWHGPSFLRAPQSDWPKADTDFALPQDLCPEAEHEFQALSVLPTQPYESPLRFRATSSYLKLIRSTAYVLKFIKALFLKTRIRNYTLNLATVVLSKDVSASEITNAETLLIMEHYRESESTLKRLPLDKYNAHRAADGLIRCPNRLDHARTSSQSSAPILLIPEHHFVHLLVMYHHKTRFHSGVHATIAALRTSYFIPSIKTTVTRILRLCTICRRAQGHPYRYPEMPSLPPERVNRSRPFQKVGLDYLGPLYYRDQLHSQAKIWICLFTCMATRAVHLELVHNNTAFEFLLAFRRFIARRGTPDLIISDNATTFRSANDSLQSTIYNRKAIEKISTQLANRKIEWRFITPLSPWKGGFYERLVGLFKSAFKKAIKHTLLPLSQFQTLVAEIEAVLNSRPLLSISDTSSSPHVLRPIDFVSPQVELQLPSPHHNPLYIPPNRLSEWYKETLAVLNNFWDIWYKDYLSAISARHQHRIHQGRSSPLIPSRSINQLHPLEISAKEDPRPKKSRQQLQPTRIQPPRAAKRVRFALGTKRANSVMDKQQPTTSKTARARGRETRSTSCAPMDVDIQPTFANMDARLLFSCIESLAATDPHPPSYEEPHSHRTQLHHLPHDEQPSQEIPPPTAVRRFLCPIEACEAYATGNFEPLDTLVIDQETQINSLPVHQRCALRLAQTLSLAIHLKHTFSLSHLAARDLCMVEAFIRDDYYINIRDMIVEEATLPTPSQLLYPSMQGLPIVTLVQSYRGIHETTIKLSKLTATIAERPETWQAINEVIDAIEQITTAQANIHAHRYTIDQNITAAINATPEKIATFVDHLHQFYISLPRIEHLLQAATAACAEANTILSLLFKRLRRHRAVSRESTRPRNRDEEWKDSITAPSTSTTAISTASAPTTLTTSRKSPSIDTISISSSSPGPSHKRHKGQDKPSMPPSATKPEDTTRSDRSVEQYPSTSSDTTSTSRPPREQSSCFLCNDDHYTSDCGCYNSLGERCLRMAGQGRCLRCLYLHPPGQCRRERPCGICSSNWHHPALCPKNIRVVNDVTGDLRLFFDQMVALSQRNYEAKQPRHRGYSTSSNY